A section of the Oryza sativa Japonica Group chromosome 1, ASM3414082v1 genome encodes:
- the LOC9267047 gene encoding indole-3-pyruvate monooxygenase YUCCA2 codes for MDPWSEIEGKRAHDPIFQNYFSQNCRQSVDGFCKKRSADAAVARAERCIRVLGPIIVGAGPSGLAVAACLKEKGVDSLVLERSNCIASLWQLKTYDRLSLHLPRQFCELPLMPFPAYYPIYPSKQQFVAYLESYAARFGICPTYNRTVVCAEYDEQLQLWRVRTRATGIMGEEVEYVSRWLVVATGENAEVVLPEIDGLDDFKGTVMHTSSYKSGGAFAGKRVLVVGSGNSGMEVCLDLCNHNANPHIVVRDAVHILPREMLGQSTFGLSMWLLKWLPVHVVDRILLLIAQTMLGDTAQLGLKRPTIGPLELKSLSGKTPVLDVGTFAKIKSGDIKVRPAIKQISGRQVEFMDTRLEEFDVIVLATGYKSNVPFWLKDRELFSEKDGLPRKAFPNGWKGENGLYSVGFTRRGLMGTSVDARRIAHDIEQQWKARGKHPGVLL; via the exons ATGGACCCTTGGAGTGAAATTGAGGGCAAGAGAGCCCATGATCCTATCTTCCAAAACTACTTCAGCCAAAACTGCCGCCAATCTGTTGATGGTTTCTGCAAGAAGAGGAGCGCAGATGCTGCCGTCGCTCGCGCCGAGCGATGCATCCGGGTTCTGGGGCCAATCATCGTGGGTGCTGGACCATCAGGGCTCGCTGTTGCTGCATGTCTCAAGGAGAAGGGAGTTGACAGTCTTGTTCTCGAGCGCTCCAACTGCATAGCTTCCCTTTGGCAGCTGAAGACATACGATCGTCTCAGCCTTCATCTTCCTCGCCAATTCTGTGAGCTTCCCCTCATGCCTTTTCCTGCCTACTACCCTATTTATCCCTCAAAGCAGCAGTTTGTAGCCTACCTGGAGAGCTACGCTGCAAGGTTTGGGATCTGCCCCACGTACAACCGGACGGTGGTGTGTGCAGAATATGATGAGCAGCTTCAGTTATGGCGGGTGAGGACACGGGCCACCGGCATAATGGGAGAGGAGGTCGAGTATGTGTCTCGGTGGTTGGTTGTGGCCACCGGTGAGAACGCCGAGGTTGTGCTGCCAGAGATTGATGGCCTAGACGACTTCAAGGGAACTGTTATGCACACCAGTTCATATAAAAGTGGCGGTGCATTTGCTGGGAAGCGTGTTCTCGTTGTTGGGAGTGGCAACTCCGGCATGGAGGTGTGCCTAGACCTCTGCAACCACAATGCAAATCCCCATATTGTAGTAAGAGACGCT GTACACATCTTGCCCAGGGAGATGCTGGGTCAGTCCACCTTTGGGCTGTCAATGTGGCTGCTCAAGTGGCTCCCAGTCCACGTGGTGGACCGAATTCTACTGCTCATAGCTCAGACCATGCTTGGGGATACTGCTCAGCTTGGGCTAAAGCGTCCTACCATCGGTCCTCTCGAGCTCAAGTCACTCTCAGGGAAGACCCCAGTTCTTGACGTCGGCACATTTGCAAAGATTAAGTCTGGTGACATCAAG GTACGGCCGGCCATAAAACAAATATCAGGGAGACAGGTAGAGTTCATGGACACAAGGTTGGAGGAGTTTGATGTCATTGTGCTTGCCACCGGCTACAAGAGCAACGTTCCCTTCTGGTTAAAG GACCGGGAGTTGTTTTCCGAAAAGGATGGGTTGCCAAGGAAGGCATTTCCAAACGGTTGGAAGGGTGAGAACGGGCTCTACTCGGTCGGGTTCACCCGGCGCGGGCTGATGGGAACATCGGTGGATGCTCGGAGAATTGCTCACGACATTGAGCAGCAATGGAAGGCCAGAGGGAAGCACCCGGGCGTGTTGCTCTAG